One window from the genome of Thermus sediminis encodes:
- the pckA gene encoding phosphoenolpyruvate carboxykinase (ATP): MQSLESVGIKPQRQVFWNTVSPVLVEHTLARGEGFLAHRGPLVVDTTPYTGRSPKDKFIVREPEVEGEIWWGEVNQPFPPEAFQALYERVAAYLSGRDLYVQDLYAGADPRHRLAVRVVTESPWHALFARNMFLPPRRFAEDDEIERFAPGFTVVHAPYFQAEPERDGTRSEVFVGVSFARRLVLIVGTRYAGEIKKSIFTVMNYLMPKRGVFPMHASANVGREGDVALFFGLSGTGKTTLSTDPDRPLIGDDEHGWSEEGVFNFEGGCYAKVIRLSSEYEPLVFRASNQFEAILENVVVNPESRRVEWEDDTKTENTRASYPIAHLENVVDSGMAGHPKAIFFLSADAYGVLPPIARLSPEEAMYYFLSGYTARVAGTERGVTEPKATFSACFGAPFLPMHPGVYAGMLGEKIQKHGPRVYLVNTGWTGGPYGVGHRFPLPVTRALLKAALTGVLDEVAYQKDPVFGFEVPLEVPGVPAELLDPRGTWRDPEAYDRQAQRLAHLFQENFQKYAAGVPEAVRRAGPRVG; encoded by the coding sequence ATGCAGAGCCTAGAAAGCGTCGGTATCAAGCCGCAAAGGCAGGTCTTCTGGAACACGGTCTCCCCTGTGTTGGTGGAGCACACCCTGGCCCGGGGAGAGGGGTTTTTGGCCCACAGGGGGCCCTTGGTGGTGGACACCACCCCCTACACGGGGAGAAGCCCCAAGGACAAGTTCATAGTCCGGGAGCCGGAGGTGGAGGGGGAGATCTGGTGGGGCGAGGTGAACCAGCCCTTCCCCCCGGAGGCCTTCCAGGCCCTTTACGAGCGGGTGGCCGCCTACCTCTCCGGCCGGGACCTCTACGTCCAGGACCTCTACGCCGGGGCCGACCCCCGCCACCGCCTAGCGGTGCGGGTGGTCACGGAAAGCCCCTGGCACGCCCTCTTCGCTCGCAACATGTTCCTCCCGCCCCGCCGCTTCGCCGAGGACGACGAGATAGAGCGCTTCGCCCCCGGCTTCACCGTCGTCCACGCTCCCTACTTTCAGGCAGAGCCCGAGCGGGACGGGACCCGGAGCGAGGTCTTCGTGGGCGTCAGCTTTGCCAGGCGCCTGGTCCTCATCGTGGGCACCAGGTACGCGGGGGAGATCAAGAAGAGCATCTTCACCGTGATGAACTACCTCATGCCCAAGCGGGGGGTCTTCCCCATGCACGCCTCGGCCAACGTGGGGAGGGAGGGGGACGTAGCCCTCTTCTTCGGCCTCTCCGGCACGGGCAAGACCACTCTTTCCACCGACCCCGACCGCCCCCTGATCGGGGACGACGAACACGGCTGGAGCGAGGAGGGGGTCTTCAACTTTGAGGGGGGATGCTACGCCAAGGTCATCCGCCTCTCCTCGGAGTACGAGCCCCTCGTCTTCCGGGCCTCCAACCAGTTTGAGGCCATCCTGGAGAACGTGGTGGTGAACCCGGAAAGCCGCCGGGTGGAGTGGGAGGACGACACCAAGACGGAGAACACCCGCGCCTCCTACCCCATCGCCCACTTGGAGAACGTGGTGGACTCGGGAATGGCGGGCCACCCCAAGGCCATCTTCTTCCTGTCCGCCGACGCCTACGGGGTCCTGCCCCCCATCGCCCGGCTTTCCCCAGAGGAGGCCATGTACTACTTTCTCTCGGGCTACACCGCCCGGGTGGCGGGAACGGAGCGGGGGGTCACCGAGCCCAAGGCCACCTTCTCCGCTTGCTTCGGGGCCCCCTTCCTCCCCATGCACCCCGGGGTCTACGCGGGGATGCTGGGGGAGAAGATCCAGAAGCACGGGCCCAGGGTCTACCTGGTGAACACCGGCTGGACCGGAGGGCCCTACGGGGTGGGGCACCGCTTCCCCCTGCCCGTGACCCGGGCCCTCCTGAAGGCCGCCCTCACCGGGGTCCTGGACGAGGTGGCCTACCAAAAGGACCCGGTCTTCGGCTTCGAGGTGCCCCTCGAGGTCCCGGGAGTGCCCGCGGAGCTCCTGGACCCCCGGGGCACCTGGAGGGACCCGGAGGCCTATGACCGCCAAGCCCAGAGGCTGGCCCACCTCTTCCAGGAAAACTTCCAGAAGTACGCCGCAGGTGTGCCCGAGGCCGTGCGCCGGGCGGGTCCCCGGGTGGGGTAG
- the ctaD gene encoding cytochrome c oxidase subunit I, whose product MAIATKPKTSFWAVLWDLLTTVDHKKIGLMYTVTAFFAFALAGLFSVLIRVQLAVPNNTLLTGEQYNQILTLHGATMLFFFIIQAGLTGFGNYMVPLMLGARDVALPRVNAFSYWAFLGAIILALMSFFFPGGAPSVGWTFYYPFSAKSGSGVDFYMAAILLLGFSSLLGNANFVATIYNLRTQGMTLWKMPIYVWSVFAASILNLFSLAGLTAATLLVLLDRKIGLTWFNPEIGGDPILFQQFFWFYSHPTVYVMLLPYLGILAEVASTFARKPLFGYKQMVWAQMGIVVLGTMVWAHHMFTVGESTIFQLAFAFFTALIAVPTGVKLFNIIGTLWGGHLQMKTPLYWVLGFIFNFLLGGITGVMLSMVPLDYQFHDSYFVVAHFHNVLMAGSGFGAFAGLYYWWPKMTGRMYDDRLGRLHFWLFLIGYLVTFLPQYALGYLGMPRRYYTYNADIAGWPELNLISTIGVFILALGGVVWIYAMWKSLRSGEKAPANPWGGYTLEWLTDSPPKAHNFDVKLPTEFPSERPLYDWKKKGVELKAEDPSHIHLPNSSFWPFYSAATLFAFFASLAVLPWPNVWMWLFLALFAYGLVRWALEDEYSHPVEHHTVTGKSNAWMGMAWFIVSEVGLFAILIAGYLYLRLTGAATPPEERPALWLALLNTFFLVSSSFTAHFAHHDLRRGRFNPFRFGLLITIILAVLFFLFQAWEFYEFYKHSSWQENLWTAAFFTIVGLHGLHVVIGGFGLILAYLQALRGKITLHNHGTLEAANMYWHLVDAVWLFIVVLFYIW is encoded by the coding sequence ATGGCCATCGCCACCAAGCCAAAAACCAGTTTCTGGGCGGTCCTTTGGGACCTGCTCACCACGGTAGACCATAAGAAGATCGGCCTGATGTACACGGTCACCGCCTTCTTCGCCTTCGCCCTGGCGGGGCTCTTCTCCGTCCTCATCCGGGTGCAGCTGGCGGTGCCCAACAACACCCTCCTCACCGGTGAGCAGTACAACCAGATCCTCACCCTGCACGGGGCCACCATGCTCTTCTTCTTCATCATCCAGGCGGGGCTCACCGGCTTCGGCAACTACATGGTGCCCCTGATGCTAGGGGCCAGGGATGTGGCCCTGCCCCGGGTCAACGCCTTCAGCTATTGGGCCTTCTTGGGGGCGATCATCCTGGCCCTTATGAGCTTCTTCTTCCCCGGCGGGGCCCCTTCCGTGGGCTGGACCTTCTACTATCCCTTCTCCGCTAAGTCGGGAAGCGGGGTGGACTTCTACATGGCGGCCATCCTCCTCCTGGGCTTCTCCAGCCTCCTGGGCAACGCCAACTTCGTGGCCACCATCTACAACCTCCGGACCCAGGGGATGACCCTTTGGAAGATGCCCATCTACGTCTGGAGCGTCTTCGCCGCCAGCATCCTCAACCTCTTCAGCCTGGCCGGGCTCACCGCAGCCACGCTTCTCGTCCTCCTGGACCGGAAGATCGGCCTCACCTGGTTCAACCCCGAGATCGGTGGGGATCCCATTCTCTTCCAGCAGTTCTTCTGGTTTTACTCCCACCCCACGGTCTACGTGATGCTCCTTCCCTACTTGGGCATCCTGGCCGAGGTGGCCTCCACCTTTGCCCGGAAACCCCTCTTCGGCTACAAGCAGATGGTTTGGGCCCAGATGGGCATCGTGGTCTTGGGGACCATGGTCTGGGCCCACCACATGTTTACCGTAGGGGAGAGCACCATCTTCCAGCTGGCCTTCGCTTTCTTCACCGCCCTCATCGCCGTGCCCACGGGGGTGAAGCTCTTCAACATCATCGGCACCCTCTGGGGCGGGCACCTGCAGATGAAGACCCCCCTCTACTGGGTTTTGGGCTTCATCTTCAACTTCCTCCTGGGGGGGATCACCGGGGTCATGCTCTCCATGGTCCCCCTGGACTACCAGTTCCACGACTCCTACTTCGTGGTGGCCCACTTCCACAACGTCCTCATGGCGGGCTCGGGCTTCGGGGCCTTCGCCGGTCTTTACTACTGGTGGCCCAAGATGACGGGGCGCATGTACGACGACCGGCTGGGCCGCCTCCACTTCTGGCTCTTCCTCATCGGCTACCTGGTCACCTTCCTGCCCCAGTACGCCCTGGGCTACCTGGGCATGCCCCGGCGCTACTACACCTACAACGCCGACATCGCCGGCTGGCCCGAGCTCAACCTCATCTCCACCATCGGGGTCTTCATCCTGGCGCTGGGCGGTGTGGTCTGGATCTACGCCATGTGGAAGAGCCTGCGCTCTGGGGAGAAGGCTCCCGCCAACCCCTGGGGCGGCTACACCTTGGAGTGGCTCACCGACTCCCCACCCAAGGCCCACAACTTTGACGTGAAGCTTCCCACCGAGTTCCCCTCCGAGCGGCCCCTTTACGACTGGAAGAAGAAGGGGGTGGAACTGAAGGCTGAGGACCCCAGCCACATCCACCTCCCCAACAGCTCCTTCTGGCCCTTCTACTCCGCCGCCACCCTTTTTGCCTTCTTTGCGAGCCTGGCCGTCCTCCCCTGGCCCAACGTCTGGATGTGGCTCTTCCTGGCCCTCTTCGCCTACGGCCTGGTCCGCTGGGCCCTGGAGGACGAGTACAGCCACCCCGTGGAGCACCACACGGTCACGGGCAAGTCCAACGCCTGGATGGGGATGGCCTGGTTCATCGTCTCGGAGGTGGGCCTCTTCGCCATCCTCATCGCCGGCTACCTCTACCTGCGCCTCACTGGCGCGGCCACGCCCCCTGAGGAGCGGCCCGCCCTCTGGCTCGCCCTCCTTAACACCTTCTTCCTGGTGAGCTCCTCCTTCACCGCCCACTTCGCCCACCACGACCTCAGGCGGGGCCGTTTCAATCCCTTCCGCTTTGGCCTTCTCATCACCATCATCCTGGCGGTCCTCTTCTTCCTCTTCCAGGCGTGGGAGTTTTACGAGTTCTACAAGCACTCCTCCTGGCAGGAGAACCTCTGGACCGCAGCCTTCTTCACCATCGTGGGCCTCCACGGCCTGCACGTGGTGATCGGGGGCTTTGGGCTCATTCTCGCCTACCTCCAGGCCCTCCGGGGCAAGATCACCTTGCACAACCACGGCACCCTCGAGGCCGCCAACATGTACTGGCACCTGGTGGACGCGGTCTGGCTCTTTATCGTGGTCCTCTTCTACATCTGGTAG
- the coxB gene encoding cytochrome c oxidase subunit II, producing the protein MKRGVAALSLLGLGLAQEAHRVFIKNPGGSFNQEVAFIWPWVYFFSALVFVVVAGALAYVTWKFRARPGQEGEPPQIHGNDRLEAVWTLIPLGIILVLFGLTARALIQVNQPIPGAMRVEVTAYQFWWDFNYPELGLRNSNELILPAGVPVELEITSRDVIHSFWVPGLAGKRDAIPGQKTLLRFTPNEPGNYYGFCAELCGASHARMLFRVLVVPEEEFERFVAAVRDYTPPVADARGQQVFQQNCMACHGIQGTPPPVVLGPDVGFMGNRTSLAAGVLENNPENMKAWIRDPASIKPGVAMPGFPQLSEEDLEALVRYLDGLRLEGIDFRTLPRF; encoded by the coding sequence ATGAAAAGAGGTGTGGCGGCGCTAAGTCTTTTGGGTCTAGGCCTGGCTCAGGAGGCGCACCGGGTGTTCATCAAAAACCCCGGGGGCTCCTTCAACCAGGAGGTGGCCTTCATCTGGCCCTGGGTCTACTTCTTCTCCGCCCTGGTCTTCGTGGTGGTGGCTGGGGCCTTGGCCTACGTGACCTGGAAGTTCCGGGCTAGGCCTGGACAGGAGGGGGAACCGCCCCAGATTCACGGCAACGACCGCCTCGAGGCGGTCTGGACCCTGATCCCCCTGGGCATCATCCTAGTCCTCTTCGGCCTCACGGCCAGGGCCCTCATCCAGGTGAACCAGCCCATCCCCGGGGCCATGAGGGTGGAGGTTACCGCCTACCAGTTCTGGTGGGACTTCAACTATCCGGAGCTCGGCCTCAGGAACTCCAACGAGCTCATCCTGCCTGCAGGGGTCCCAGTGGAGCTGGAGATCACCTCTAGGGACGTGATCCACTCCTTCTGGGTGCCGGGGCTTGCCGGCAAGCGGGACGCCATTCCGGGACAAAAGACCCTTCTGCGCTTCACCCCTAATGAGCCCGGGAACTACTATGGCTTCTGCGCCGAGCTCTGCGGGGCCAGCCACGCCCGTATGCTCTTCCGGGTCCTGGTGGTGCCCGAGGAGGAGTTTGAACGCTTCGTGGCAGCGGTCAGGGACTACACCCCCCCGGTGGCCGACGCCCGGGGCCAGCAGGTCTTCCAGCAGAACTGCATGGCCTGCCACGGGATCCAAGGAACCCCTCCCCCGGTCGTCTTGGGGCCGGATGTGGGCTTTATGGGCAACCGCACCTCCTTGGCTGCGGGGGTGTTGGAGAATAACCCCGAGAACATGAAGGCCTGGATCAGGGACCCAGCCAGCATAAAACCAGGGGTGGCGATGCCAGGCTTCCCTCAGCTTTCTGAGGAAGACCTGGAGGCCCTGGTCCGCTATCTGGATGGACTCCGGCTGGAAGGGATAGATTTCCGGACTCTGCCTAGGTTCTAG
- a CDS encoding heme o synthase, giving the protein MRKTRLATFAWGVLVWNIVVALFGAFVRATGSGAGCGSHWPTCNGEVIPRSPEVETLIEFTHRATSGLAFLAALALLIWAFRALPKGHPARFGAALSMFFMVTESLVGAALVLFGWVAHDMSPERAVVHMVHLINTYFLLGALALTAWWASGGAPLRLRGQGAVGLALLLGFLALLFLGMSGAITALGDLLFPVRSTLEALERSLTPGEHFLVRLRVLHPLIAVSVGLYVVFAGYLAAHLRPSSHTRLFANLLAYAYGVQLLVGLVNVILRAPVWMQILHLFLAYVIWFLFIFLAASALSRGVRWEELGGGTSEVHRGTGGATWRDYLALTKPRVISLLLLTTLLAMLIAAQGWPGTGLFLVVALGGYMMAGAANAINMVVDRDIDARMKRTAKRPTATQRIASRDALLFAFALALLAFLLIWWGGNLLAATLALAGLIWYVLVYTLYLKRRTWQNIVIGGAAGAFPPLVGWVAVTEELSLFAWYLFALIFFWTPVHFWALALMIQDEYRAAGVPMLPVVLGERVTLIQIALYAVLTSLISLIPLLLGELGLLYLFLSLLLNGLLILRTLALYRHPERRTAASLYKYSMLYLALLFMAMAVDRVL; this is encoded by the coding sequence ATGAGAAAGACCCGCCTAGCCACCTTCGCCTGGGGTGTTCTCGTCTGGAACATCGTGGTAGCCCTCTTCGGGGCCTTCGTGCGGGCCACGGGCTCAGGGGCCGGGTGCGGCTCCCACTGGCCCACCTGCAACGGGGAGGTCATCCCCCGCTCCCCCGAGGTGGAGACCCTCATCGAGTTCACCCACCGGGCCACCTCGGGGCTGGCCTTTCTGGCCGCTCTCGCCTTGCTCATCTGGGCCTTCCGCGCCTTGCCCAAGGGGCACCCTGCCCGCTTCGGCGCCGCCCTTTCCATGTTCTTCATGGTCACGGAGAGCCTGGTGGGGGCCGCCTTGGTCCTCTTCGGCTGGGTGGCCCACGACATGAGCCCGGAGCGGGCCGTGGTGCACATGGTCCACCTGATCAACACCTACTTCCTCCTGGGCGCTCTGGCCCTCACCGCCTGGTGGGCCTCGGGTGGGGCGCCCCTGCGCCTTCGGGGCCAGGGGGCGGTGGGGCTGGCCCTCCTTTTGGGCTTCCTGGCCCTCCTCTTCCTGGGCATGAGCGGGGCGATCACCGCCTTGGGCGACCTTCTCTTCCCCGTGCGGAGCACCCTCGAGGCCCTGGAGCGTTCCTTGACCCCTGGGGAGCACTTCCTGGTGCGCCTCAGGGTCCTCCACCCCCTGATTGCAGTCAGCGTGGGGCTTTACGTGGTCTTCGCCGGGTACCTGGCGGCCCACCTTCGCCCCTCGTCCCACACCCGCCTCTTCGCCAACCTCCTGGCCTACGCCTACGGGGTCCAGCTCCTGGTAGGCCTGGTCAACGTGATCCTCCGGGCCCCGGTCTGGATGCAGATCCTACACCTCTTCCTGGCCTACGTCATCTGGTTCCTCTTCATCTTCCTGGCTGCCTCGGCCCTGAGCCGAGGTGTCAGGTGGGAGGAGCTGGGAGGAGGGACGAGCGAGGTCCACCGGGGCACCGGGGGGGCCACCTGGAGGGACTACCTGGCCCTCACCAAGCCCCGGGTCATTAGCCTCCTCCTCCTCACTACCCTTTTGGCCATGCTGATCGCCGCCCAGGGCTGGCCGGGCACGGGCCTCTTCCTGGTCGTAGCCCTGGGGGGGTACATGATGGCGGGGGCGGCTAACGCCATCAACATGGTGGTGGACCGGGACATCGACGCTCGCATGAAGCGCACCGCCAAGAGGCCCACGGCCACCCAGAGGATCGCAAGCCGGGACGCCCTCCTCTTCGCCTTTGCCCTGGCCCTCCTGGCCTTCCTCCTCATTTGGTGGGGGGGGAACCTCCTCGCCGCCACCCTGGCCCTCGCGGGCCTCATCTGGTACGTGCTGGTCTACACCCTCTACCTGAAGCGGCGCACCTGGCAGAACATCGTCATCGGGGGGGCGGCGGGGGCCTTTCCGCCTCTCGTGGGCTGGGTAGCGGTGACCGAGGAGCTCAGCCTCTTCGCCTGGTACCTTTTCGCCCTCATCTTCTTCTGGACCCCGGTGCACTTCTGGGCCCTGGCGCTCATGATCCAGGACGAGTACCGAGCCGCAGGGGTGCCCATGCTCCCCGTGGTCCTGGGAGAGCGGGTCACGTTGATCCAGATAGCCCTCTATGCGGTTCTCACCTCTCTTATCTCCCTCATTCCCCTCCTCCTAGGCGAGCTCGGCCTCTTGTACCTGTTCCTCAGCCTGCTCCTTAACGGCTTGCTTATCCTTAGGACCTTGGCCCTCTACCGCCACCCCGAGCGGAGGACGGCCGCTTCCCTGTATAAATACTCCATGCTCTACTTGGCCCTTCTCTTTATGGCGATGGCGGTGGATCGGGTGCTTTAG